A single region of the Candidatus Polarisedimenticolia bacterium genome encodes:
- a CDS encoding carbamoyltransferase C-terminal domain-containing protein, which translates to MSDAYVLGISGGIRSGHHDAAAVLYHGGKLVAGGEEERFLRIKHAEGRLPENAIRFCLARAGITLKEVKTVAYGYATVPGMQARLRDYLELKFGHSPAIRLVPHYLAHAASAYRVSGFEDAMILSADVSGDSVSTLLSRGQGERITALKTIARPNSLGLFYSMLTQILGFQRDNDEYKVMGLASYGRNEVDLSWLLRHEAGDYRLNHEEYLVSVGQSQAFPSKQEGIYTERLVKRLGRPRLKEEPLTQAHMDLAYSAQKTLERAVVDLVTWLHRETGSRNLCIAGGVGLNCVMNQRLLALPFVDRIYVQPAASDAGTAVGAALEVLAERGVAPERMDHVYLGPSFSNEEIARTLDSFKVPYRREEDVCRFGAEKIAQGAILGWFQGAMEFGPRALGNRSILADPRDPGMKDRINATIKFREDFRPFAPAVLEEKVEEYFVGGVSSPFMTLTFDVQEEQKERIASITHIDGTARIQTVSAATNPRFHRLISEVGRVTGIPMVINTSFNVKGQPIVTTPRDAISTFYMTGMDHLILGDYVLSKEATPLPAAR; encoded by the coding sequence GTGAGCGACGCATACGTCCTTGGAATCAGCGGCGGAATCCGTTCGGGTCATCACGACGCGGCAGCGGTCCTTTACCACGGCGGGAAGCTCGTGGCCGGAGGGGAAGAGGAGCGCTTCCTGCGGATCAAGCACGCCGAAGGGAGGCTTCCGGAGAATGCCATTCGCTTCTGTCTGGCGCGCGCCGGCATCACCCTCAAAGAGGTCAAGACGGTGGCCTACGGTTACGCCACCGTGCCGGGCATGCAGGCGCGTCTTCGGGACTACCTGGAGTTGAAATTCGGCCACTCTCCGGCGATTCGGCTCGTCCCCCACTACCTCGCCCACGCCGCCAGTGCCTATCGGGTCTCTGGGTTCGAAGACGCCATGATCCTGAGCGCCGACGTGTCGGGCGACTCGGTCTCGACCCTTCTTTCCCGGGGTCAGGGAGAGCGGATAACCGCCCTCAAGACGATCGCGCGTCCCAATTCCCTCGGGTTGTTCTATTCGATGCTGACACAGATTCTGGGATTCCAGCGCGACAACGACGAATACAAGGTGATGGGCCTGGCCTCGTATGGCCGAAACGAGGTTGATCTGTCCTGGCTGCTGCGACACGAAGCGGGCGACTATCGGCTGAACCACGAGGAGTACCTGGTCTCCGTGGGGCAGAGCCAGGCTTTTCCCTCGAAACAGGAGGGCATCTACACGGAGAGGCTGGTGAAACGGCTCGGCCGTCCCCGCCTGAAAGAGGAACCGCTCACCCAGGCTCACATGGATCTCGCCTACAGCGCCCAAAAGACCTTGGAGCGAGCGGTCGTCGACCTGGTGACTTGGCTGCACCGGGAGACCGGCTCACGGAATCTCTGCATCGCCGGAGGGGTCGGGCTCAACTGCGTCATGAACCAGCGGCTCCTCGCGCTGCCTTTTGTCGATCGGATCTACGTACAGCCGGCGGCCAGTGACGCCGGGACGGCCGTGGGCGCCGCCCTGGAGGTTCTGGCCGAGCGGGGCGTCGCCCCGGAGAGGATGGATCACGTCTACCTGGGTCCATCCTTCAGCAACGAAGAGATCGCCAGGACTCTGGACAGCTTCAAGGTGCCCTACCGGCGGGAGGAGGACGTCTGCCGATTCGGCGCCGAGAAGATCGCGCAGGGGGCCATTCTGGGCTGGTTTCAGGGGGCCATGGAGTTCGGTCCGCGGGCTCTCGGAAACCGCTCCATCCTGGCCGACCCTCGGGACCCGGGCATGAAGGACCGGATCAACGCCACCATCAAGTTCCGGGAGGACTTCCGCCCGTTCGCTCCCGCCGTGCTCGAGGAGAAGGTCGAGGAGTATTTCGTTGGCGGCGTCTCTTCCCCGTTCATGACGCTGACGTTCGACGTTCAGGAAGAGCAGAAGGAGCGCATCGCCAGCATTACCCATATCGACGGCACCGCCCGGATCCAGACCGTAAGCGCCGCCACGAATCCCCGGTTTCATCGGCTCATCTCGGAAGTCGGGAGGGTCACGGGCATCCCCATGGTCATCAATACCAGCTTCAACGTGAAGGGCCAGCCCATCGTGACGACGCCCCGGGACGCCATCTCGACCTTTTACATGACCGGCATGGATCACCTGATCCTGGGGGACTACGTGCTTTCCAAGGAAGCGACCCCGCTTCCCGCGGCGAGGTAA
- a CDS encoding class I SAM-dependent methyltransferase, with amino-acid sequence MVKLHQARRSAMEAIAARLCALRPERGRLLDVGSGLGFLMDSAARAGWEVEGVEASPTAAAWARKLTGAKVTEGLMEAADLPAEEFDAVTIVDTLRHVPDPMALLQSARRALRPGGLLMVREINRNIQQAGARLLGRKAQAAPAGPRKAFEYAQRFSSKSLRHALRLAGYVECWAEPSPLFREKGSGAGTALPLLKDGVGWACEAIYRASGKRLVVSPNLLAFGRTPRQRERAAPGAAGRRIA; translated from the coding sequence ATGGTGAAGCTCCACCAAGCCAGGAGATCGGCCATGGAGGCGATCGCCGCGCGTCTCTGCGCTCTCCGTCCCGAGCGGGGACGGCTCCTGGACGTCGGTTCGGGCCTCGGGTTCTTGATGGATTCCGCGGCGCGCGCCGGGTGGGAGGTGGAAGGAGTCGAAGCCTCGCCCACGGCGGCCGCATGGGCCCGAAAGTTGACCGGGGCGAAGGTGACCGAAGGCCTCATGGAGGCCGCCGACCTTCCGGCGGAGGAGTTCGACGCCGTCACCATCGTGGATACGCTGCGCCACGTTCCGGACCCGATGGCGCTGCTGCAATCGGCGCGCCGCGCGCTGCGTCCGGGGGGATTGCTGATGGTCCGGGAAATCAACCGGAATATCCAGCAAGCGGGCGCGCGCCTCCTGGGGCGGAAAGCCCAGGCCGCCCCGGCTGGACCCCGCAAGGCTTTCGAATATGCCCAGCGATTCTCCTCAAAGAGCCTGCGGCACGCCCTGCGATTGGCGGGATACGTGGAGTGCTGGGCCGAGCCTTCGCCCCTGTTCCGCGAGAAGGGCTCCGGCGCGGGCACCGCGCTGCCGCTCCTCAAAGACGGCGTAGGATGGGCCTGCGAGGCGATCTACCGGGCCTCCGGGAAGCGTCTCGTCGTAAGTCCGAATCTCCTGGCCTTCGGCAGGACGCCGCGCCAGCGGGAGCGTGCCGCTCCGGGCGCGGCGGGAAGGAGGATCGCTTGA
- a CDS encoding GNAT family N-acetyltransferase — MIEFEEVKQVSAATWDQWLEATGRARFYHSSGWLRFLDATQPGRTLRARILENGRPIGYFAGRLLSKYGLRILGSPLHGWTTHYMGPVLNADCAFSAEAFLAMHRWVFGELGCAHFELLTPDLPPGTAKDLSYEDQGFQSFLLDLRPGETDLFGRFNKGCKWSIHKAQREGVRVEEARDEGFVDDYYRQLEDVFAKQRLVPTYARARVEALWRCAPRDRLLCLRALRDDGACIATAIVTYDRRCAYLWGAASWRQEQKRCPNELLQWEAMKRLKQLGVPAYDFGGGGEYKAKYRGTRIHVPWYSRSRYRFLARLRDVYRDAFYGRQRLKGWLGGLKTGQDRREITAGAVGGS, encoded by the coding sequence GTGATCGAGTTCGAGGAGGTGAAGCAGGTGTCCGCCGCGACCTGGGATCAGTGGCTCGAGGCCACCGGTCGGGCGCGTTTCTATCATTCTTCCGGCTGGCTGAGATTTCTGGACGCCACGCAGCCGGGCCGGACCCTGCGGGCCCGCATTCTGGAGAACGGCCGTCCCATCGGTTACTTCGCCGGCAGGCTCCTCTCCAAATACGGACTGAGGATCCTGGGCAGCCCGCTGCACGGATGGACCACCCATTACATGGGCCCCGTCCTGAATGCCGACTGCGCCTTCTCCGCGGAGGCGTTTCTCGCCATGCACCGGTGGGTCTTCGGGGAGCTTGGATGCGCCCATTTCGAGCTGTTGACGCCCGACCTGCCGCCCGGCACCGCCAAGGATCTCTCCTATGAAGATCAGGGCTTTCAGAGCTTCCTGCTCGACCTGAGGCCCGGCGAAACTGATCTGTTCGGGCGCTTCAACAAAGGGTGCAAATGGTCCATCCACAAAGCCCAGCGGGAAGGCGTGAGGGTCGAAGAGGCCCGCGATGAAGGGTTCGTGGACGATTATTACCGGCAACTCGAGGACGTCTTCGCCAAACAGCGGCTCGTCCCGACGTACGCGCGCGCGCGCGTCGAGGCGCTCTGGCGATGCGCGCCGCGGGATCGGCTCCTCTGTCTGAGAGCGTTGCGCGACGATGGGGCATGCATCGCGACGGCCATCGTCACCTATGACCGGCGGTGCGCCTACCTCTGGGGCGCTGCGAGCTGGCGCCAGGAGCAGAAACGATGTCCGAACGAGCTCCTTCAGTGGGAGGCGATGAAGCGGCTCAAACAGCTGGGCGTCCCGGCCTACGATTTCGGCGGGGGAGGAGAGTACAAGGCCAAGTACCGGGGGACGCGCATTCACGTGCCCTGGTACTCGCGAAGCCGCTACCGGTTTCTCGCCCGGCTGCGGGACGTCTATCGGGACGCCTTCTACGGCCGGCAGCGCCTGAAGGGGTGGCTCGGCGGGCTCAAGACGGGACAGGATCGCCGGGAGATCACGGCGGGGGCGGTCGGTGGATCGTAG
- a CDS encoding O-antigen ligase family protein has translation MSSLKSLSLADSLSYPSKVQILGLAAVGTLVAGFLYLGFPVTNLPWLIVGGILALLTLRSPVIGLTFVLASQYAPFAVGGLTVVQIAGPLVALIALLWYAANKRGIVLGNTTLPMIFLIFHLLYSLNFTKNAALTWSSLRKLSFNIIFCVLIVNVVNSYRKLRLPLWILTGMGALNSLAAFYQVAVGKTIDNRARGLLENENQFGEVAAMTFFVPFYFFLNGTRRWEKALGFGLSVLLMGGMILSISRGAIIAFVGGICMVVIRERRSWRRILFFAVLGACAYPLLPQHFSHRFEKIGSELRGTVVLSQRHGLSVRGYYNKAGLKIWKANPVLGVGLGNYGYYYIQPEFNPGMPGVHTLPPHNLYVQALAETGTLGFLLLCWWILQAGYNYMKAEQRAPPPEDLTYLRAAETLTLLMLIAAFASGNLLFTHTGVVLSLSYVCLRASENDPAATPAPTSSSS, from the coding sequence ATGAGCTCCCTGAAAAGCCTTTCTCTGGCCGATTCTCTTTCGTATCCTTCGAAGGTCCAGATCCTGGGCCTTGCCGCGGTGGGCACCTTGGTGGCCGGGTTCCTCTATCTGGGATTCCCCGTCACCAACCTTCCTTGGCTCATCGTCGGCGGGATCCTGGCTCTCTTGACCTTGCGATCCCCTGTGATCGGACTGACCTTCGTCCTGGCCTCCCAATATGCGCCGTTCGCCGTCGGCGGTCTCACCGTCGTCCAAATCGCGGGCCCTTTGGTGGCCCTGATAGCGCTCCTCTGGTACGCGGCCAACAAGCGCGGGATCGTCCTCGGGAACACGACCCTCCCCATGATTTTCCTGATATTCCACCTGCTCTACTCTTTGAATTTCACCAAGAATGCGGCGCTGACCTGGTCTTCCTTGCGCAAACTCTCCTTCAACATCATTTTCTGCGTGCTGATTGTGAACGTGGTGAACTCCTACCGGAAGCTCCGCCTGCCTCTGTGGATTCTCACAGGCATGGGAGCCCTGAATTCGCTGGCCGCTTTCTACCAGGTAGCCGTGGGGAAGACCATCGACAATCGGGCCAGGGGACTCCTGGAAAACGAGAACCAATTCGGCGAAGTCGCCGCGATGACCTTCTTCGTCCCGTTCTACTTTTTCCTGAACGGTACGCGGCGATGGGAAAAGGCTCTCGGTTTTGGTCTGAGTGTCCTGCTCATGGGAGGAATGATCCTTTCGATCTCCCGGGGTGCGATTATCGCGTTTGTCGGCGGCATCTGCATGGTCGTGATTCGCGAAAGGCGATCCTGGCGCCGAATCCTGTTCTTCGCTGTCCTGGGCGCCTGTGCCTATCCCTTGCTGCCCCAGCATTTCTCCCACCGCTTCGAGAAAATCGGGAGCGAACTGAGGGGAACGGTCGTCCTGTCGCAGCGCCACGGGCTCTCGGTCCGCGGCTACTACAACAAGGCGGGTCTCAAGATATGGAAGGCCAATCCCGTTCTGGGCGTGGGGCTCGGAAACTACGGCTATTACTATATCCAGCCGGAGTTCAACCCGGGAATGCCGGGAGTCCACACCCTTCCTCCTCACAATCTCTACGTCCAGGCCCTGGCGGAAACCGGAACACTCGGTTTCCTCTTGCTTTGCTGGTGGATTCTGCAGGCTGGCTACAATTACATGAAAGCGGAGCAGCGAGCCCCGCCTCCCGAGGACCTCACGTATCTCCGTGCCGCCGAAACCCTGACGTTGCTGATGCTGATTGCAGCCTTCGCTTCCGGAAATCTGCTGTTCACCCACACTGGGGTGGTGCTGTCCCTGAGCTACGTTTGCCTGAGGGCCTCCGAGAACGACCCGGCGGCGACTCCGGCTCCGACGAGCTCGTCGTCGTAG
- a CDS encoding flippase has translation MPEDPAGRMTHGAWRKLRGLLEGKSAGSEQSPIGGPKFLRDSATTFLTAVLALGIGTIQAAVVARTLLPEGKGALTAALILPQLLAILTPLGLNWSATYHLGRRTFDRERLMRSVLTALLLLSAGAMILCLGVGFALRGVLLPGVPRSAFLLAVLLLPTQVFLLSLGGLFRGEMRILEANRMDLARSGLMFLGILVAIRVLRLGVIGVVLGQLLAEILVIIMAFRRLRGVPARPLLNGEILRELTGYGLKVYSFTILLYLNYRFDLFMVRYLLDLRQTGLYATAVSLAEILWMVPTSLGWVLFPSIARSGGAERDRLTLAVCRNAFWVMLVLCGVLALSRNAVLRLFFGEPFLAASPALLAILPGILAMAIQLVLGSDLSGRGHPLPVTLAAALGLVTNFLLNLLWIPRYGIVGASLASSVSYSIIALVVIVAFLRISGAKVRDAFVLRREDWGRVAGVFSKMREAAA, from the coding sequence ATGCCCGAAGACCCAGCCGGCCGCATGACGCACGGCGCCTGGCGCAAGCTCCGCGGCCTTCTCGAGGGGAAATCCGCCGGGTCCGAGCAGAGCCCGATCGGCGGGCCGAAATTCCTGAGAGACAGCGCCACGACGTTCCTGACGGCGGTGCTGGCTCTTGGGATCGGCACGATCCAGGCGGCCGTCGTCGCCCGCACTCTTCTGCCGGAAGGGAAGGGAGCCCTCACCGCCGCCCTGATTCTGCCGCAACTCCTGGCAATCCTGACGCCGTTGGGCCTGAACTGGTCGGCGACCTACCATCTTGGCCGCCGGACCTTCGACCGCGAGAGGCTGATGCGATCGGTCCTGACGGCGCTGCTTCTGCTCTCCGCAGGCGCGATGATCCTCTGCCTGGGGGTGGGTTTCGCATTGCGCGGCGTTCTGCTTCCCGGGGTGCCCCGCTCGGCCTTCCTGCTGGCCGTGCTGCTCCTGCCGACGCAGGTTTTCCTGCTCTCGCTCGGCGGACTCTTCCGCGGGGAGATGCGAATCCTCGAGGCGAACCGGATGGATCTGGCGCGCAGCGGCCTCATGTTCCTCGGGATCCTCGTGGCGATTCGAGTCCTGCGGCTTGGAGTGATCGGAGTAGTCCTCGGGCAGCTGCTGGCCGAGATTCTGGTCATCATCATGGCATTTCGGCGTCTGCGGGGCGTTCCGGCCCGACCGCTTCTGAACGGCGAAATCCTCAGAGAATTGACTGGATACGGGCTGAAGGTCTACAGTTTTACGATCCTTCTTTATTTGAATTACCGCTTCGACCTGTTCATGGTCCGGTACCTGCTGGACCTGAGACAGACCGGCCTCTATGCGACCGCCGTCAGCCTGGCGGAGATTCTCTGGATGGTTCCGACTTCGCTGGGATGGGTGCTCTTCCCGAGCATCGCGAGATCGGGCGGCGCGGAGAGGGACCGCTTGACGCTGGCCGTGTGCCGGAACGCATTCTGGGTGATGCTGGTTCTGTGCGGAGTCCTGGCGCTGAGCCGGAATGCCGTGCTGCGCCTGTTCTTCGGCGAACCGTTCCTGGCGGCGTCTCCGGCGCTGCTCGCGATCCTTCCCGGAATTCTTGCGATGGCCATCCAGCTGGTGCTCGGATCCGATCTTTCCGGCCGGGGCCATCCGTTGCCGGTGACGCTGGCGGCCGCTTTGGGCCTCGTGACCAACTTCCTTCTGAACCTGCTCTGGATTCCGCGATACGGGATCGTGGGCGCGTCCCTGGCCTCCTCGGTCTCTTACAGCATCATCGCGCTGGTCGTCATCGTCGCCTTCCTGAGGATCTCGGGGGCGAAGGTCCGCGATGCCTTCGTCCTTCGCCGTGAGGATTGGGGCCGGGTCGCCGGCGTGTTCTCGAAGATGAGGGAGGCGGCCGCTTGA
- a CDS encoding O-antigen ligase family protein produces the protein EGRLEVRPGWKAISWYPGETLRWIFRFLAYGAFFLFILRYLPDSAARKRLPWLLLVLGFAIALLGIVQHFRWNGKIFWLIPVYQGHPFGPWVNSNHFSGYLEMALPLGAAVLGHSSGRRRHRRQRRSRIPRLLLVVFFLAVMGVALVMAGSRGGLFSTFVVAGSYAAIHLAPLGRKSRRPRLAVLLAFLPLLLVVAVGILYTLYGGELMRPSDPEVGLEPSFSARLHAWKAIGRMVAANPLTGTGLGTFALAFPIFKTYGDTSIWQQAHNDYLQVLAESGAIGLALLAAGVLWIAWRYVRPIFKQPMRRQDPVTLGAAFGTAILLLHSLVDFNLQIPSNGLLFVLCAALMVRGLTPGRAGE, from the coding sequence GAGGGGCGCCTCGAGGTGCGGCCCGGCTGGAAGGCCATCTCATGGTACCCGGGCGAGACCCTGCGCTGGATTTTCCGGTTCCTTGCCTATGGAGCCTTTTTCCTTTTCATTCTCCGATATCTTCCGGATAGCGCTGCCCGCAAACGTCTCCCCTGGCTCTTGCTCGTGCTGGGTTTCGCGATCGCTTTGCTCGGGATCGTCCAGCACTTTCGCTGGAACGGGAAGATCTTCTGGCTGATCCCGGTGTATCAGGGTCACCCGTTCGGCCCGTGGGTGAACAGCAATCACTTCTCGGGATACTTGGAAATGGCCCTGCCTCTCGGCGCCGCGGTTCTGGGTCACTCCTCCGGCCGACGCCGGCACCGGAGACAGCGCCGGAGCCGGATCCCTCGACTTCTCCTGGTCGTCTTCTTCCTCGCGGTGATGGGGGTTGCGCTGGTGATGGCCGGCTCACGGGGAGGGCTCTTCTCGACCTTCGTCGTCGCGGGGTCCTATGCCGCGATCCATCTGGCGCCCCTCGGCCGGAAGAGCCGCCGCCCTCGTCTCGCCGTTTTGCTGGCGTTTCTTCCGCTCCTGCTGGTGGTCGCGGTGGGCATCCTGTACACCTTGTATGGCGGCGAGCTGATGAGACCTTCCGATCCGGAGGTGGGTCTCGAGCCTTCTTTTTCGGCCCGCCTCCATGCGTGGAAGGCGATTGGACGGATGGTGGCGGCCAACCCCCTGACTGGCACGGGCCTCGGAACCTTCGCCCTGGCTTTTCCGATCTTCAAGACATACGGAGATACCTCCATTTGGCAGCAGGCTCACAACGACTACCTCCAGGTTCTCGCCGAGAGCGGTGCCATCGGACTCGCTCTTCTGGCCGCCGGGGTCCTGTGGATCGCATGGCGCTATGTAAGGCCGATTTTTAAACAGCCGATGCGCCGTCAGGATCCCGTCACGCTGGGCGCCGCATTCGGAACAGCGATCCTGCTGCTCCATTCTCTGGTCGATTTCAACCTGCAGATTCCCTCCAACGGACTCCTCTTCGTCCTCTGCGCGGCTTTGATGGTTCGGGGTCTCACCCCCGGCCGGGCAGGGGAATGA
- a CDS encoding tetratricopeptide repeat protein encodes MIRSYRGRGPVAWALLIGVIVFTAWQVAVAELRRDARKAFWTGQIDEALERYESLQRWDLTSFKGIQGERDVYTRVLESPEALGPALGIDAAEAAKRCAERLGRLAGKAPLDPETWGGVADFFGALKPENQRRRTYSLQDISVRPEENLEPEDVLQIRALELAQRVDPNAVFFGDSLGDVAWNLGLRSLALSVYGDSVRLMPDAGRHPFLDALTLDPDLQETAIHAFAKAVEEPRKAEPERVYRHLGFFLMRLERWGEARKAFGGAERAARAGNNYISLQAAAAAGDGKTQDAIRLYRRSLAQDLLSPEGRFRIHLNLGEMLELTGQHQDAIQQLRSALTLNPRDPRALATLGKIYESLGWIDDAAEQYEKAADSSEDRIAPLASLVEFYRRVGLPARALYPARKLVKLQPGETVYRKQLEQIQDEILKDAGP; translated from the coding sequence GTGATCCGTAGCTATCGGGGCCGGGGTCCGGTGGCCTGGGCGTTGCTCATCGGGGTCATCGTGTTTACCGCCTGGCAGGTGGCCGTGGCGGAGCTCAGACGGGACGCCCGAAAGGCCTTTTGGACGGGCCAGATCGATGAGGCGCTCGAGCGCTACGAATCCCTCCAGCGCTGGGACTTGACGAGCTTCAAGGGGATTCAAGGGGAGCGCGACGTCTACACGCGCGTCCTCGAGAGCCCCGAGGCCCTCGGCCCGGCCCTCGGGATTGACGCGGCGGAGGCGGCAAAACGATGCGCCGAACGCCTCGGACGCCTGGCCGGAAAAGCTCCGTTGGATCCGGAGACGTGGGGGGGGGTGGCGGACTTCTTCGGCGCTCTGAAACCGGAAAACCAGCGCCGAAGAACCTATTCCCTCCAGGACATCTCGGTGCGCCCCGAAGAGAACCTCGAGCCCGAGGACGTCCTTCAGATCCGCGCGTTGGAGCTGGCCCAGCGGGTCGATCCGAATGCGGTCTTTTTTGGGGACTCGCTTGGAGACGTCGCCTGGAATCTTGGGCTCAGGTCGCTCGCCTTGTCGGTCTACGGAGACTCCGTCCGGTTGATGCCCGACGCGGGGCGGCACCCGTTCCTGGATGCCTTGACTCTCGATCCCGATCTCCAGGAAACGGCCATTCACGCCTTCGCCAAAGCGGTGGAAGAGCCTCGCAAGGCAGAGCCCGAAAGGGTCTACCGCCACCTGGGGTTTTTCCTCATGCGGCTGGAGCGATGGGGGGAAGCCCGGAAAGCCTTCGGGGGCGCCGAGCGTGCCGCGCGGGCCGGCAACAACTACATCTCCTTGCAGGCCGCCGCCGCCGCCGGCGATGGCAAGACCCAGGACGCGATACGGCTCTACCGCCGCTCGCTCGCGCAGGATCTCCTGTCCCCCGAAGGGCGCTTCCGGATCCATTTGAACCTCGGGGAGATGCTCGAGCTGACGGGCCAACACCAGGACGCGATCCAGCAGCTGCGCAGCGCCCTGACCCTGAATCCGAGAGATCCCCGGGCTCTCGCGACGCTCGGGAAGATCTACGAATCGCTGGGATGGATTGACGACGCCGCCGAGCAGTACGAGAAAGCGGCCGATTCGAGCGAGGATCGCATCGCTCCGCTCGCGAGCCTCGTGGAATTCTACCGGCGCGTCGGGCTGCCCGCTCGGGCGCTGTATCCGGCGAGGAAGCTCGTCAAGCTCCAACCGGGCGAGACGGTGTATCGAAAGCAACTGGAGCAGATCCAAGACGAAATCCTTAAGGATGCCGGGCCTTGA
- the asnB gene encoding asparagine synthase (glutamine-hydrolyzing): MCGLAGILSFRGALPEQTDARLRASADALRHRGPDDQGFYREGEIGLAFRRLSILDLAGGHQPMSNESGTVQVIFNGEIYNYREITRTLEERGHRFRTRSDTEAIVHLYEEAGEDFVHQLRGMFAIAIWDSRSRKLILVRDRLGIKPLFYRSTSQELVFASELKGILSTLPLSVRRLDEESLARYFRFLYLPGDRSIFAGIHKLRPAHLMICQDGKVSIRRYWNLPPVDPAPGFDRAEAVERLRALLEESVRLRLISDVPLGAFLSGGIDSSCVVALMKKVSKDPVKTFTIGFEEEEFNEIPIARKVAKALGTEHCDLVVRPEAIGLVEKVISAFDEPFGDPSAIPTYLVSRLARAQVTVALSGDGGDELFAGYNRYQSLTRLDSLRRLPRGMRRAGSFLLGKVGAASFSATRLSGALRRSLDVFPQDYIDSVNFLFDRRAAAAVTPAWREAAAKVGWEVSVDGWSDPVDGAQRIDLHNYLPEDILAKVDRMSMACSLEGRVPLLDHRVVEFVACLPPAWKRESRPKSLLLEAAGHDLPHETWNRPKRGFGIPLSHWFRNELRDYLKDLFLGETARRRGFWDRRGMESLISAHQQGAWDFSEQLWAFLTLELWHRKYLDPANPYPGFSDSLPPVLDADAGQVPIRSVP; encoded by the coding sequence GTGTGCGGATTAGCGGGAATTCTCTCGTTCCGGGGGGCGCTTCCGGAGCAAACCGATGCGCGATTGCGGGCGTCGGCCGATGCGCTCCGGCACCGCGGGCCGGACGACCAGGGGTTTTACCGGGAAGGGGAGATCGGTCTGGCATTCCGCCGCCTCTCGATCTTGGACCTCGCCGGGGGCCACCAGCCCATGTCGAACGAGTCCGGCACGGTGCAGGTGATCTTCAACGGTGAGATCTATAACTATCGCGAAATCACTCGAACCCTCGAGGAACGGGGGCACCGCTTCCGCACGCGCTCGGACACGGAGGCGATCGTCCACCTGTACGAGGAGGCGGGAGAGGACTTCGTCCATCAGCTGCGCGGGATGTTCGCCATCGCCATCTGGGATTCCCGGTCTCGCAAGCTGATTCTCGTGCGGGATCGACTCGGCATCAAGCCGCTCTTCTACCGGTCGACGTCTCAGGAGCTCGTGTTCGCCTCCGAATTGAAAGGGATCCTCTCGACGCTGCCGCTCTCCGTCCGGAGGCTCGACGAAGAGAGCCTCGCCCGGTACTTCCGCTTCCTGTATCTTCCGGGCGATCGCAGCATCTTCGCGGGAATCCACAAGCTCCGGCCGGCTCACCTCATGATCTGTCAGGACGGGAAGGTGTCCATCCGCCGTTATTGGAACCTTCCGCCGGTGGATCCCGCCCCCGGTTTCGACCGCGCGGAAGCCGTGGAGCGTCTTCGAGCCCTCCTCGAAGAATCGGTCCGGCTCCGCCTGATCAGCGACGTGCCGCTGGGAGCGTTCCTCAGCGGGGGAATCGATTCGAGCTGCGTCGTCGCGCTGATGAAGAAAGTCTCGAAGGATCCGGTCAAGACCTTCACGATCGGCTTCGAGGAGGAGGAATTCAACGAGATTCCGATTGCGCGGAAGGTGGCGAAGGCGCTCGGCACCGAGCACTGCGATCTCGTCGTCCGCCCCGAGGCCATCGGGTTGGTGGAGAAGGTCATTTCCGCCTTTGACGAGCCCTTTGGCGATCCCTCCGCCATTCCGACTTATCTCGTCTCCCGGCTCGCTCGCGCCCAGGTCACGGTGGCGCTCTCGGGGGACGGAGGCGACGAGCTGTTCGCCGGCTACAACCGCTATCAGAGCCTGACGCGCTTGGATTCCTTGCGCCGTCTGCCGCGCGGGATGAGGCGTGCGGGAAGCTTCCTGCTGGGGAAGGTCGGGGCGGCGAGCTTCTCGGCGACCAGGCTGTCCGGGGCGCTGCGGCGCAGTCTGGACGTCTTTCCGCAGGACTACATCGATTCGGTGAATTTCCTTTTCGATCGGCGGGCGGCCGCCGCGGTGACGCCGGCCTGGAGGGAAGCGGCGGCTAAAGTCGGATGGGAAGTTTCCGTCGACGGCTGGTCCGACCCGGTTGACGGGGCGCAGCGGATCGATCTCCACAATTATCTTCCGGAGGACATTCTCGCCAAAGTGGACCGCATGAGCATGGCCTGTAGTCTCGAGGGGAGGGTCCCGCTGCTGGATCACCGCGTCGTGGAGTTCGTCGCCTGCCTTCCTCCCGCATGGAAGCGCGAGAGCCGGCCGAAGTCTCTGCTTCTGGAGGCGGCGGGCCACGATCTTCCCCACGAAACCTGGAACCGACCCAAGAGAGGATTCGGGATTCCGCTCTCCCACTGGTTCCGGAACGAGCTGCGCGATTATCTGAAGGATCTCTTCCTGGGAGAGACGGCGCGCCGGCGAGGATTCTGGGATCGTCGAGGGATGGAGTCGCTCATTTCCGCTCACCAACAGGGAGCTTGGGACTTCTCGGAGCAGCTCTGGGCTTTCCTGACTCTCGAGCTCTGGCACCGGAAGTACCTCGATCCGGCGAATCCCTATCCCGGATTCTCCGACTCGCTTCCTCCGGTGCTCGACGCCGATGCCGGGCAGGTCCCGATCCGGAGCGTGCCGTAA